A single Brucella intermedia LMG 3301 DNA region contains:
- a CDS encoding outer membrane protein, with amino-acid sequence MKSLTKTLFAGVAASVALTAMVSVALAADIIEPVPEVPEVVVAPPAVGGWYLRGDIGYSKAKFKDADYATIDNCDTCGSGSPTFGSNTLYGDLKGSFLVGGGVGYQVTDYFRTDLTVDYMTRAKFDGHTYGSACNGDINCASDERGRFSALSILANAYVDLGNFAGFTPYVGAGIGGTRVKWGDLDDVRYGGTQEGAANWRFTYALMAGASVDLTHNLKLDAGYRYRHINGGKMFEGNQWIGDGYDKGMNVHDVRVGLRYMFGGAAPAYAPQQVSTIVDGPVYK; translated from the coding sequence ATGAAAAGTCTTACGAAAACTCTTTTTGCCGGTGTGGCGGCATCGGTTGCCCTCACGGCCATGGTATCTGTCGCGCTGGCGGCCGATATCATCGAACCTGTGCCGGAAGTCCCTGAAGTCGTTGTCGCTCCGCCTGCCGTTGGCGGCTGGTATCTGCGCGGCGACATTGGCTACTCCAAGGCCAAGTTCAAGGATGCGGATTACGCAACCATTGATAATTGCGACACTTGCGGCAGCGGCTCGCCGACCTTCGGCAGCAACACGCTCTACGGCGACCTGAAGGGCTCATTCCTTGTGGGCGGCGGCGTCGGCTATCAGGTGACGGATTATTTCCGCACCGACCTTACGGTCGACTACATGACCCGCGCCAAGTTCGACGGCCATACCTATGGTTCGGCCTGTAACGGCGATATCAACTGCGCTTCCGACGAGCGCGGCCGTTTCTCCGCACTTTCCATTCTGGCGAATGCCTATGTCGATCTCGGCAATTTCGCCGGCTTCACGCCTTATGTCGGCGCCGGTATCGGCGGCACCCGCGTAAAGTGGGGCGATCTCGACGATGTTCGTTATGGCGGCACGCAGGAAGGCGCTGCCAACTGGCGCTTTACCTATGCGCTCATGGCTGGCGCATCGGTCGACCTCACGCATAATCTCAAGCTCGATGCGGGCTATCGCTATCGCCATATCAATGGCGGCAAGATGTTCGAGGGCAACCAGTGGATCGGTGACGGCTACGACAAGGGCATGAATGTGCACGATGTGCGCGTCGGCCTGCGCTACATGTTCGGCGGTGCGGCTCCGGCCTATGCGCCGCAGCAGGTCTCCACTATCGTGGACGGCCCGGTTTACAAGTAA
- the ftsH gene encoding ATP-dependent zinc metalloprotease FtsH codes for MNPNYRNFALWAIIALLLIALFNLFQSPGQRSNSREVSYSQFIDDVSNGRVKSVTITGQRITGTFADNGSTFQTYSPGDTGLVSRLEDKGVAITARPETDGSSSLIGILLSWLPMILILGVWIFFMRQMQGGSRGAMGFGKSKAKLLTEAHGRVTFQDVAGVDEAKQDLEEIVEFLRDPQKFQRLGGKIPRGVLLVGPPGTGKTLLARSVAGEANVPFFTISGSDFVEMFVGVGASRVRDMFEQAKKNAPCIIFIDEIDAVGRHRGAGLGGGNDEREQTLNQLLVEMDGFEANESIILIAATNRPDVLDPALLRPGRFDRQVVVPNPDIVGREQILKVHVRNVPLAPNVDLKVVARGTPGFSGADLANLVNEAALMAARRNKRLVTMQEFEDAKDKIMMGAERRSAMTQEEKANTAYHEAGHAIVALNVPKADPVHKATIIPRGRALGMVMQLPEGDRYSATYTWMVSRLAIMMGGRVAEELKFGKENITSGASSDIQQATKLARSMVTQWGYSDKLGRVAYGDNQEEVFLGHSVSRTQNISEETAQIIDAEVRRLIDEAYAEATRILTKKKKDWIALAEGLLEYETLSGDEIKELIAGNKPSRDQGSDTPSRGSGVPKAGSPRKRKGSEPGSEPGMEPQPQ; via the coding sequence ATGAATCCGAACTATCGCAACTTCGCCCTCTGGGCGATCATTGCTCTTCTTTTGATCGCGCTGTTCAACCTGTTCCAAAGCCCAGGTCAGCGCTCCAATTCCCGTGAAGTTTCCTATTCGCAATTTATAGACGACGTATCCAACGGTCGCGTGAAATCGGTGACGATCACCGGCCAGCGGATCACCGGTACTTTTGCTGACAACGGTTCGACCTTCCAGACCTATTCGCCGGGCGATACGGGTCTCGTTTCGCGCCTTGAAGACAAGGGTGTCGCGATCACCGCACGCCCGGAAACCGACGGTTCCAGCTCGCTGATCGGCATTCTCCTGTCGTGGCTGCCGATGATCCTGATCCTCGGCGTGTGGATTTTCTTCATGCGCCAGATGCAGGGCGGCTCGCGGGGCGCGATGGGCTTCGGCAAGTCCAAGGCCAAGCTTCTCACCGAAGCGCACGGCCGCGTGACCTTCCAGGACGTCGCCGGCGTAGACGAAGCCAAGCAGGACCTTGAGGAAATCGTCGAATTCCTGCGTGATCCGCAGAAATTCCAACGTCTGGGCGGCAAGATTCCGCGTGGCGTTCTGCTCGTTGGCCCTCCCGGCACCGGTAAGACGCTTCTGGCGCGCTCGGTCGCGGGCGAAGCCAATGTGCCATTCTTCACGATTTCCGGTTCGGACTTTGTTGAAATGTTCGTCGGCGTCGGTGCGAGCCGCGTCCGCGACATGTTCGAGCAGGCCAAGAAGAATGCGCCCTGCATCATCTTCATTGACGAAATCGACGCAGTCGGCCGTCATCGCGGCGCCGGTCTCGGCGGCGGCAATGACGAACGCGAACAGACGCTCAACCAGCTTCTGGTCGAGATGGACGGTTTTGAAGCCAACGAATCGATCATCCTGATCGCGGCAACCAACCGTCCCGACGTTCTCGATCCCGCACTGCTGCGCCCGGGCCGTTTCGACCGTCAGGTCGTGGTGCCGAACCCGGATATCGTCGGTCGTGAACAGATTCTCAAAGTGCATGTGCGCAACGTGCCGCTCGCACCCAATGTCGATCTCAAGGTTGTCGCACGCGGCACGCCGGGCTTCTCCGGTGCCGATCTCGCCAACCTCGTCAACGAAGCCGCCCTCATGGCCGCGCGCCGCAACAAGCGCCTCGTGACCATGCAGGAATTCGAGGACGCCAAGGACAAGATCATGATGGGTGCGGAACGCCGTTCCGCCATGACGCAGGAAGAAAAAGCCAATACGGCCTATCACGAGGCAGGCCATGCCATCGTTGCGCTCAACGTGCCGAAGGCAGACCCTGTTCACAAGGCAACCATCATTCCGCGCGGCCGTGCGCTTGGCATGGTGATGCAGCTTCCGGAAGGCGACCGTTACTCGGCCACTTATACCTGGATGGTGTCGCGCCTTGCCATCATGATGGGCGGTCGCGTGGCCGAAGAGCTGAAATTCGGCAAGGAAAACATCACCTCCGGTGCTTCCTCCGATATCCAGCAGGCCACCAAGCTCGCCCGTTCGATGGTTACGCAATGGGGCTATTCGGACAAACTCGGCCGCGTGGCTTATGGCGACAATCAGGAAGAAGTCTTCCTCGGCCATTCGGTTTCCCGCACGCAGAACATTTCGGAAGAAACCGCGCAGATCATCGATGCCGAAGTGCGTCGCCTGATTGATGAGGCCTATGCCGAAGCGACCCGCATCCTGACCAAGAAGAAGAAGGACTGGATCGCGCTTGCCGAAGGCCTGCTCGAATATGAAACGCTCTCCGGCGACGAGATCAAGGAACTGATCGCGGGCAACAAGCCGTCGCGCGATCAGGGCAGCGATACGCCGTCGCGCGGTTCAGGCGTTCCGAAGGCTGGCAGCCCGCGCAAGCGCAAGGGCAGTGAGCCAGGCAGCGAACCGGGTATGGAGCCGCAGCCGCAATAA